The following is a genomic window from Chryseobacterium sp. StRB126.
CCATCCGTAATAATAAGTTCATCAGGATTAAACCTGCAGCCATATATTCCCATTTGCTTTGCGATCTGTTTTCTCAGTGCTTCAAGCCCGTTGGAAGGATAATACCTCAACAGAGAAGCTCCTTTTTCCCGGATCACTTCCTGCATAGTTCTTAAGATCAGTTTCTGCGGAATTAAAAGATCATCAGGCACCGCTGTATTAAAGGAACTCGATTCTGAAATTCTTTTGGAAGTCAGCAGTATATTCTTCATAAATTTTTCATCCCGCACCACTGGAGAAAACTTCGTTCTAGCCTCTGGAATATATTCGTCTCTTTTCTTTGCTACAAAATACCCGGAGCGTGGGCTGCTTTGAGCTAGACCTTTAATTATTAAATATTCAAAACCACTTTGTACTGAGCTAGTACTTAGATGATATCTTTTCTTTATTTCCCGGATAGACGGCAGTTTGTCACCAATCTGTAAAATTCCGTTACGGATCTGTTCTTCAATAATTGCTGTAAAAGCTTCGTATTTGTAGGTTTTCATCGATTTATATCAATCTGTACCGAACAAATTTACAAAATTACAATCTGTATCGGTTATATTTTCATCATCTGTACCCTTTCTGAATAGATTAAACTCATAATTTTGAAGAAAAAAGAATGGAAATCATTTCAAAATTCACCATAGGTTCAGACGAAGGAGTTGATGATCTTTTTACCGTCATCAAATCTTCTTTACATTCTACTTATAAAGATCATATTTCAGAGAAAAAGATCAAACAATATGTTGAGGACTGGGACCCCAGAAAAATGATTAATGAACTAAACAATCTGTCTAACCAGCTAGTTATCACGTATGCAGATCAAAAACCTGCAGGTTATGGCATTATAAAAAGTGGCTCCGGATATCCGGGTTCACCGGAAGGGAAAAGGTTTACAGAGCTTAGCTTTGTTATTCTTAAGGAATATGACACGCCTGAGACCCGTGAATCTCTGTGGAAAAAATGTAAAGCAGCTGCCTCATTCACTGATGTCATATGGACCAACATCTTTACAGAGGATCCACTTCTTGAGTTTCTGAAAGAATCTGGTTTTGTTATTAAGGAAAATGCAAAAACAACACCTTTTCAGCTTCCGTCTTATATTATAGAAATGCAGGTTAGTAAAAATTAAAGGATCTTCAATCAATACCAATCATAAAAACTATTGAAGGTAAATCTTAAAACCCAAAGATTTGCCTATCTTTGATTTTTATAATTCTGGAACAATGAGTGATCAACTGGAAACCATAAAAGACTACTACAAACGTACCCGCAGAAATATTCTCGAAATATCTGATGCTGATCTTGAAACCGGAAAAACCCATTTCAATATCATTCCCCGAAAGTATTGTAGTTTTAAAAGTCCTTACAACAGACGCGATTATTATAAAATCTGTTTTATCATTGGAAAGGGAACAGCCCATTACGGATCTCATACCACGTATGTTGACCGCCCTGTACTCTTCTTACCTTCACCTAATATCCCTTACACCTGGGAATGTGAAGATGATTTCCAGGAAGGGTTTTCATGCCTGTTTAATCAGGAGTTTTTTAATGTAAATTCGGAATTTAACCTGTTTAAAAAGACTTCATTATTTAAAGAATGGAGTAAACCTTTTATATTTCTGGATGATGAACAGATTCAACTGGCTACCATGTATTTTGAACAGATGTTCAAACTGAACCATTCCACTTATCCTTTCCGTTGCAGTGGCATTAAAAGTAATCTCGCTTCTGTTTTGCATCTTGCCCTCGAAAACCGTGTTGAAGATGTAAGCCTTAATGAACTTCCTGCCAATGTCCGCCTGTACAGACTGTTTGATGAGCTTCTGAACAAACAGTTTCCGCTGGATTCTCCTGCTTATCCTTTAGCTTTAAAAACAGCTTCTGATTTTGCAGATCATCTGAATGTACATGTGAACCATTTGAATTCATCCGTAAAATCGGTTACAAGCCTTACTACGACACAAATTATTAAAGAAAAAATATTTGAGGAGTCTAAAAATCTTCTAAAATATACAAATTGGGATATTGCACAGGTTGGCTATACGCTTGGCTTTGAACAGCCTTCCCATTTTAATAATTTTTTTAAAAAACATGCTGAAACATCTCCTTTGAAATTTAAAAATTCTTTCTAAATATTTGAATTTTGTAATTTTTGCTTTGTCTTTTAAAACTGAATTTTCTATTCTTGAAGTATTTTTGCATGGTAAAAAATGAATGAATATGTTGAGAGAAGCATCTGAGAAACGCATCAGATTAATAACCATTATGGCCTTTGTGTCTATCCCGCTTTCGGGGTTTGTCACTGATATTTACCTGCCATCCTTCCCTTCTATGGCCAAGGAAATGATGGTTTCGGAAAAAGATATACAGATTACATTAACATCTTACCTGCTGAGTTACGGGATTTCCCAGCTGTTTGTAGGGGGTATTCTAGACAGCATCGGCCGTTACCGTCCTAAATTATTTGCTTTATTGATTTTGATCCTGAGCAGTATTTTTATTACCATGACCAACAGCATTCTACTGATATGTCTCCTTCGTATTCTTCAGGGGATTGCGGTCTCCGTACTTGTTGTGGCTACGCGTGCTATTTTCGTAGATATTTATGATGCCGAACGGGTAAAGCATTATCTGAGTTATTTTACGATTGCATGGTCCTGTGGTCCTATTCTGGCACCTTTCCTTGGCGGTTATCTTGAAAAGCTTTTTAACTGGCATGCTAACTTTTATTTTCTTGCCTTTTATGCAGGATTTTTATTTCTTTTTGAATGGTTCTTCAGTGGAGAAAGTCTTCCAGAGAAGAAGAAACTGGATCTTTCAGAAAACATCAGTCTGTATTCAATGATGCTTAAAAATAAGATCTTTATGTTGGGGATCATTATTCTCGGATTAAGCTATTCTATTGTAATGCTCTTCAATATTACAGGACCTTTCATTATTGAAAATACTTTCCATTTTACTCCTGTAGTCATCGGATACTGTACCTTGATTTTAGGTTTTTCATGGATGATCGGAGGTTTCATCGGGAAACGAAGACTGGGGCTGGATTTTAAATCGAGAATTTTACTGCCTATTATCCTTCAATTGATACTGATTGCCGGATTAATCACTACCAGCTACTTTGTGGAAAGTCTTTATATCATGATTCCTTTTGCCTTTTTTATTCACATCTGCTCGGGAGTTTTATTTACTTCGTTCTTTACAACAAGTATGCTGTATTTTCCTAAAAATGCAGGAACAGCCGGTGGACTGATGGGCGGGCTGGTGTATGTAATCACCTCGGTTACCAGCTTTATTATTTCTGTAAGTGGAACGGTAACGGAGCAAAAAGACCTTTCCTGGCGATACCTGATCATTGCAATTTTGTTATTTGGAGTGATTTTAATTATGAATCAAGTGGTTAAAAAAGAAAAAGCAGAGAATTGATCTCTGCTTTTTTTATTTCTGTTTGGACTCATATTTCCTGATCTGTACCGTAGAAACTCCATTCAGTTTTACTTCCCTCCCTATTTTTTTCAACAATCCTGTTTCCGCATTTCGTTTAAAAACAACAGCAGTTCCGCTTACCGGATGAGTTACAATTAAAAACTTTCCAGAGCGGTCAATGGTAAAGGTTCTTGGATGATTTCCTTTTGTGGATTGATACCCTACCGTTTTTAAAGTACCATCATTCGAAATTGAAAAAATGGCAATATTGTTTTCATTTCCCCGATTTGAAGCGTAAAGATAGCACCCATCAGGAGAAATATGAACATCTGAGCTTTCAAAATTATCTTTAAAGTGATCGGAATGGGTATTGATTCTCTGAATGGGCTCCAGTTTTCCATTTTTATATTGATAAGCACTTACGGCTCCCCCCATTTCTTCAATACAATAAGCAAATTTCCCATTCGGATGGAAAGTAAGATGCCTAGGGCCACTTCCTAATGAAGTTGGAATGAAAGGCTTTTCAGCTTCTTCCAGTGGTTCTTTTTTATCTGTTTCAAATGCATAAGCTCTGATTCTATCAGCTCCGAGATCCGGTAAAAACACATACTTAAAATCAGGAGAAAAAACAGTTGAATGAATATGAGCTCGGTCCTGTCTATCCGGATTTATACTTCCTTCTGAAAACTAAAAATTCTGAACTCTTGGCTGTATCCATCCGTTTTCTGAGAGGGGATAAACAGAAGTACTCCCTTCAGTATAGTTTCCATTAATCAGCCATTTTCCACTCCTATGAACTGCAAGATAAACAGGGTTTTCTCCACCTGTTTTCTGACTATTGATAAAAGTAAGGGTCTTTTTTTCAGGATTAAACACAAAGCTGCTTACACTTCCTGCATTTTTCGTCTTACTTTCAGTACAGGCAAAAATATATTTACCATCCGGTGAAAGCGTCAGAAATGATGGATTTAAAACTCCTTTAACGGATGTTATTTTCGATAGTTTCCCTTTGAGGGTGTCTAATTTATAGACGTAGATTCCTTCAGTTTCTTTATCATGATTAAATGAACCAAAAAACACATAGGTATTTTGTGCACATAATTTCAGGCCTGCTAGAATGACAAATGCTTACTGTTTTCTTCAATTTTTTA
Proteins encoded in this region:
- a CDS encoding helix-turn-helix domain-containing protein, which codes for MSDQLETIKDYYKRTRRNILEISDADLETGKTHFNIIPRKYCSFKSPYNRRDYYKICFIIGKGTAHYGSHTTYVDRPVLFLPSPNIPYTWECEDDFQEGFSCLFNQEFFNVNSEFNLFKKTSLFKEWSKPFIFLDDEQIQLATMYFEQMFKLNHSTYPFRCSGIKSNLASVLHLALENRVEDVSLNELPANVRLYRLFDELLNKQFPLDSPAYPLALKTASDFADHLNVHVNHLNSSVKSVTSLTTTQIIKEKIFEESKNLLKYTNWDIAQVGYTLGFEQPSHFNNFFKKHAETSPLKFKNSF
- a CDS encoding MFS transporter, with product MLREASEKRIRLITIMAFVSIPLSGFVTDIYLPSFPSMAKEMMVSEKDIQITLTSYLLSYGISQLFVGGILDSIGRYRPKLFALLILILSSIFITMTNSILLICLLRILQGIAVSVLVVATRAIFVDIYDAERVKHYLSYFTIAWSCGPILAPFLGGYLEKLFNWHANFYFLAFYAGFLFLFEWFFSGESLPEKKKLDLSENISLYSMMLKNKIFMLGIIILGLSYSIVMLFNITGPFIIENTFHFTPVVIGYCTLILGFSWMIGGFIGKRRLGLDFKSRILLPIILQLILIAGLITTSYFVESLYIMIPFAFFIHICSGVLFTSFFTTSMLYFPKNAGTAGGLMGGLVYVITSVTSFIISVSGTVTEQKDLSWRYLIIAILLFGVILIMNQVVKKEKAEN